In one Kitasatospora cineracea genomic region, the following are encoded:
- a CDS encoding acetamidase/formamidase family protein — translation MTLPETVRLSPGPENWAYTFGGRAPLTTVQPGSIVELTTEDCFGGKVRGVDDLPSRVCAFPYLNPVTGPIAVAGAEPGDVLAVHFVEITPARDRGFSSTFPHFGALTATHQTAMLHPALEERVWVYDLDVAAGLCHFRARNSDFAVALPLDPMHGTVGVAPAAGEVLASITPGAHGGNLDTPEMRAGTTAYFGVNVDGALLAIGDGHARQGEGEVCGTAVEAAMRTTVIVDLVKGGGPAWPRLESDDHLISTGSARPLEDAFRISQHDLVGWTADLLGLDQLDAYQLVSQAGLAPAANVCDTNYTMAAKLPKSVLGRVRAYDGLHERLRATAAAYLRHR, via the coding sequence GTGACCCTGCCCGAGACCGTCCGCCTCTCCCCCGGCCCGGAGAACTGGGCCTACACCTTCGGCGGGCGCGCCCCGCTGACGACGGTTCAGCCCGGCAGCATCGTGGAGCTGACCACCGAGGACTGCTTCGGCGGCAAGGTGCGCGGCGTGGACGACCTGCCCAGCCGGGTGTGCGCGTTCCCGTACCTCAACCCGGTGACCGGGCCGATCGCGGTGGCGGGCGCCGAGCCGGGGGACGTGCTGGCGGTGCACTTCGTGGAGATCACCCCGGCCCGGGACCGCGGTTTCTCCAGCACCTTCCCGCACTTCGGGGCGCTGACCGCCACCCATCAGACCGCGATGCTGCACCCGGCGCTGGAGGAGCGGGTCTGGGTGTACGACCTGGACGTGGCCGCGGGCCTGTGCCACTTCCGGGCCCGGAACTCCGACTTCGCGGTGGCGCTGCCGCTGGACCCGATGCACGGCACGGTCGGCGTGGCCCCGGCGGCCGGCGAGGTGCTGGCCTCGATCACGCCGGGCGCGCACGGCGGCAACCTGGACACGCCCGAGATGCGGGCCGGCACCACCGCGTACTTCGGCGTGAACGTGGACGGCGCCCTGCTGGCGATCGGCGACGGGCACGCCCGGCAGGGCGAGGGCGAGGTGTGCGGGACGGCCGTGGAGGCGGCGATGCGCACCACCGTCATCGTCGACCTGGTCAAGGGCGGCGGCCCGGCCTGGCCCCGGCTGGAGAGCGACGACCACCTGATCAGCACCGGCTCGGCCCGCCCGCTGGAGGACGCGTTCCGGATCAGCCAGCACGACCTGGTCGGCTGGACGGCCGACCTGCTCGGCCTGGACCAGCTGGACGCCTACCAGCTGGTCAGCCAGGCCGGGTTGGCCCCGGCGGCGAACGTCTGCGACACCAACTACACGATGGCCGCCAAGCTGCCGAAGTCCGTCCTCGGCCGGGTCCGGGCGTACGACGGCCTGCACGAGCGGCTGCGCGCGACCGCGGCGGCGTACCTGCGGCACCGGTGA
- a CDS encoding ABC transporter substrate-binding protein, with protein sequence MLDVRLVDPLDALHLGREGGAFRVGLVVPQSGTLGLTGPSALDGALLAAHEVNARGGVRGRPLELVLVDGGGAPQPVAAEVRGLLAAGALDALAGCHTSDVHRAVEAVAAERIAYVFTPPHEGGSRRPGVLCTGIAPTAQLGSAMQELTDRHGLRRWALIGNDYIWPRTVHRAAARLAAGAGARVVLERRVAFGAVERAVEPLLDGLRAARADALLLSLIGRDQVVFHRALRRSGLDRRLVRLSGALEENGLLALGGDGTGTLYAAMPSFATLAEEPRQSLAERHRALCGPWAPVLDAYAVGLYDGLHLLAGLAARRALEPSGLARAAAPLLRAGRRTVHLARAEGPGFAVLP encoded by the coding sequence ATGCTGGACGTCAGGCTGGTCGATCCGCTCGACGCGCTGCACCTCGGACGGGAGGGCGGCGCGTTCCGGGTGGGCCTCGTCGTGCCGCAGTCCGGGACGCTCGGGCTGACCGGCCCGTCCGCGCTGGACGGCGCGCTGCTGGCCGCGCACGAGGTGAACGCGCGCGGCGGGGTGCGGGGCCGGCCGCTGGAACTGGTGCTGGTGGACGGGGGCGGGGCACCGCAGCCGGTGGCCGCCGAGGTGCGCGGGCTGCTGGCGGCGGGCGCGCTGGACGCGCTGGCGGGCTGCCACACCAGCGACGTGCACCGGGCGGTGGAGGCGGTGGCCGCCGAGCGGATCGCGTACGTGTTCACGCCGCCGCACGAGGGCGGCTCGCGGCGGCCCGGGGTGCTCTGCACCGGCATCGCCCCGACGGCCCAACTCGGTTCGGCCATGCAGGAATTGACGGATCGTCACGGTCTGCGCCGGTGGGCGCTGATCGGCAACGACTACATCTGGCCGCGCACCGTGCACCGGGCCGCCGCCCGGCTGGCGGCCGGGGCGGGAGCCCGGGTGGTGCTGGAGCGCCGGGTGGCGTTCGGGGCGGTGGAGCGGGCGGTCGAGCCGCTGCTGGACGGGCTGCGCGCCGCCCGGGCGGACGCGCTGCTGCTCAGCCTGATCGGGCGCGACCAGGTGGTGTTCCACCGGGCGCTGCGGCGCAGCGGCCTGGACCGCCGACTGGTGCGGCTGTCCGGCGCGCTGGAGGAGAACGGCCTGCTGGCGCTGGGCGGCGACGGCACCGGGACGCTGTACGCGGCGATGCCCTCGTTCGCCACCCTGGCCGAGGAGCCGCGCCAGTCGCTGGCCGAGCGCCACCGGGCGCTGTGCGGCCCGTGGGCGCCGGTGCTGGACGCGTACGCGGTGGGCCTGTACGACGGCCTGCACCTGCTGGCGGGACTGGCCGCCCGCCGCGCGCTGGAGCCGTCCGGGCTGGCCCGGGCGGCGGCCCCGCTGCTGCGGGCCGGGCGGCGGACGGTGCACCTGGCCCGGGCCGAGGGGCCGGGCTTCGCCGTCCTGCCCTGA
- a CDS encoding ATP-grasp domain-containing protein: protein MELLAAEAAGRGMPVRAAEEPGLTGPAYWYGGPVAGARLAGRLGFALLEPTDGWLAELPEEFTGRQVRAATLADAWALDRPTFVKPPRDKSFPAEVHGDGSRLPADLDPATPVLLSEVVTFAAEYRLFLLDGRIAAASRYAVFGRLDPRPLGPDREDRSTAAQLAEFADRLAAAAGPTLPSAVVVDVGQLLDPYRPGHRWAVVEANMAWFSHAYAADPARVLDVVLRSAGPREHVRPRDAAFERR from the coding sequence ATGGAACTGCTGGCCGCCGAGGCGGCGGGCCGGGGAATGCCCGTCCGGGCGGCGGAGGAGCCCGGCCTGACCGGTCCCGCGTACTGGTACGGCGGGCCGGTCGCGGGGGCACGGCTCGCGGGGCGGCTCGGGTTCGCGCTGCTGGAGCCGACGGACGGCTGGCTCGCCGAGCTGCCGGAGGAGTTCACGGGCCGTCAGGTCCGGGCGGCGACCCTCGCGGACGCGTGGGCGCTGGACCGGCCGACGTTCGTCAAACCGCCCCGGGACAAGTCCTTCCCCGCCGAGGTCCACGGCGACGGCTCCCGGCTGCCCGCCGACCTGGATCCGGCGACCCCGGTGCTGCTGTCCGAGGTGGTGACCTTCGCCGCCGAGTACCGGCTGTTCCTGCTGGACGGCCGGATCGCCGCGGCCAGCAGGTACGCGGTGTTCGGCCGGCTCGACCCCCGCCCGCTCGGCCCGGACCGGGAGGACCGGTCCACCGCCGCGCAACTCGCGGAGTTCGCCGACCGGCTGGCCGCCGCGGCCGGCCCCACCCTGCCGAGCGCCGTGGTCGTGGACGTCGGCCAACTGCTCGACCCGTACCGCCCGGGCCACCGCTGGGCCGTGGTGGAGGCCAACATGGCGTGGTTCTCGCACGCCTACGCGGCCGACCCGGCCCGGGTACTGGACGTGGTCCTGCGGTCGGCGGGCCCGCGCGAACACGTGCGGCCGCGGGACGCGGCGTTCGAACGGCGCTGA
- a CDS encoding MarR family transcriptional regulator — MSADSATREDAVGRQAAAGGEAAPAPLLVELVALAHRRLTTGLAAALAEEDCTVDQWRVLRALADGQGHPMGELAQSLLIPQASLSRLVDSLADTGQVYRRHDEHDRRRITAHLSRAGRTRLARLDALAAAHDSAVRAACDLPVATAGPLARLAAL, encoded by the coding sequence ATGTCCGCGGACAGCGCCACGCGGGAGGACGCCGTCGGCCGGCAGGCCGCCGCGGGCGGGGAGGCCGCCCCGGCGCCGCTGCTGGTCGAACTCGTCGCGCTCGCCCACCGCCGCCTCACCACCGGACTGGCCGCCGCCCTCGCCGAGGAGGACTGCACCGTCGACCAGTGGCGGGTGCTGCGCGCCCTCGCCGACGGACAGGGCCACCCGATGGGCGAACTCGCGCAGTCCCTGCTGATTCCGCAGGCCAGCCTCAGCCGCCTGGTCGACTCCCTCGCCGACACCGGCCAGGTCTACCGCCGCCACGACGAGCACGACCGCCGCCGGATCACCGCCCACCTCTCCCGCGCGGGCCGCACCCGCCTGGCCCGCCTCGACGCCCTCGCCGCCGCCCACGACAGCGCCGTCCGCGCCGCCTGCGACCTCCCCGTCGCGACGGCTGGCCCGCTGGCCCGCCTCGCCGCGCTCTGA
- a CDS encoding AAA family ATPase — protein MIVWLNGTHGAGKTTTSALVQRLLPDSRVFDAEKVGETLMDISPGLPATDNFQHWPPWRPLVVETARRVLEYTGGTLVVPMTVLVEEYWREIAAGLAGHGIPVRHFVLHADRETLRGRIAGDTVTGPDSPFRLRYLEPYAEAARGWLHEAAEVVDTTHLTPHQAARRIAESVLG, from the coding sequence GTGATCGTATGGCTGAACGGCACCCACGGGGCGGGCAAGACCACGACGAGCGCGCTGGTGCAGCGGCTGCTCCCGGACTCGCGGGTGTTCGACGCGGAGAAGGTCGGCGAGACGCTGATGGACATCTCGCCGGGGCTCCCGGCGACGGACAACTTCCAGCACTGGCCGCCGTGGCGGCCGCTGGTGGTGGAGACCGCCCGGCGGGTGCTGGAGTACACCGGCGGCACGCTGGTGGTGCCGATGACCGTGCTGGTGGAGGAGTACTGGCGGGAGATCGCCGCGGGCCTGGCCGGACACGGCATCCCGGTGCGGCACTTCGTGCTGCACGCCGACCGGGAGACGCTGCGCGGACGCATCGCGGGGGACACCGTCACCGGGCCGGACTCCCCGTTCCGGCTCAGGTACCTGGAGCCGTACGCGGAGGCGGCCCGGGGCTGGCTGCACGAGGCGGCGGAGGTCGTCGACACCACGCACCTGACGCCCCACCAGGCCGCCCGGCGGATCGCGGAGTCCGTCCTCGGTTGA
- a CDS encoding MarR family winged helix-turn-helix transcriptional regulator gives MEQPLDHVARIQAAWQRERPDLDVAPQGVIGRLHRVATLLTHELCAVYARYDLGEGEFDVLAALRRAGAPYERAPGELAAHTMVTTGAVTKRIDRLERAGLVTRRTATEDRRGRVVALTDAGRDLIDRAFTDHIRNEHRLLATLTPAEAERLEALLADWLARLEPADPTPS, from the coding sequence ATGGAGCAGCCCCTCGACCACGTCGCCCGGATCCAGGCCGCCTGGCAGCGCGAACGCCCCGACCTGGACGTCGCCCCGCAGGGCGTGATCGGCCGCCTGCACCGGGTCGCCACCCTGCTCACCCACGAGCTCTGCGCCGTCTACGCCCGCTACGACCTCGGCGAGGGCGAGTTCGACGTCCTCGCCGCCCTCCGCCGGGCCGGCGCCCCCTACGAACGCGCCCCCGGCGAACTCGCCGCCCACACCATGGTCACCACCGGCGCCGTCACCAAGCGCATCGACCGCCTCGAACGGGCCGGCCTGGTCACCCGCCGCACCGCCACCGAGGACCGCCGCGGCCGGGTCGTCGCCCTCACCGACGCCGGCCGGGACCTGATCGACCGCGCCTTCACCGACCACATCCGCAACGAGCACCGGCTCCTCGCCACCCTCACCCCCGCCGAAGCCGAACGGCTCGAAGCCCTCCTCGCCGACTGGCTCGCCCGCCTCGAACCCGCCGACCCCACCCCCTCCTGA
- a CDS encoding winged helix DNA-binding domain-containing protein codes for MNDVLSVRTLNRTLLERQFLTERTGLGVPGVVERLVALQAQEPNWPYLGLWARIEGFRRERLAELLADGRMVRAASLRSTQHLSGGADYRRWRPLLQPVLERTSRAGYFTPATDGLDLDALAAVGRELLAGRRLSRQELATELGARYPGRDGKLLAGAVQLRVPVVHGPDSSAWGGWSPRTNTSLTLAEPRPGELSAGAAVLRYLAAFGPAGVKDFQAWSGLTRMRAVFEELRPGLRVHRDERGTELFDLPDAAPADPDRPVPVRFLPAYDNLLLGHADRTRVLAEPDRPRVMPGAARVLPTFLLDGFVAGTWAVKGTELLVTPFRPLPDGATGQVAAEADRLAAFLGPGQRVVFTAAG; via the coding sequence ATGAACGACGTGCTGTCCGTCCGCACCCTGAACCGGACGCTGCTGGAGCGGCAGTTCCTCACCGAACGGACCGGGCTCGGCGTGCCCGGCGTGGTGGAGCGGCTGGTCGCGCTGCAGGCGCAGGAACCGAACTGGCCCTACCTGGGGCTGTGGGCCCGGATCGAGGGGTTCCGGCGCGAGCGGCTGGCCGAGCTGCTCGCGGACGGGCGGATGGTGCGGGCGGCGTCGCTGCGCAGCACCCAGCACCTGTCCGGCGGGGCGGACTACCGGCGCTGGCGGCCGCTGCTGCAGCCGGTGCTGGAACGCACCTCGCGGGCCGGCTACTTCACCCCGGCCACCGACGGCCTCGACCTGGACGCGCTGGCGGCGGTCGGCCGGGAGCTGCTGGCCGGGCGGCGGCTCTCCCGGCAGGAGCTCGCCACCGAACTGGGCGCCCGCTACCCCGGGCGGGACGGGAAGCTGCTGGCGGGCGCGGTGCAGCTGCGGGTGCCGGTGGTGCACGGGCCGGACAGCTCCGCCTGGGGCGGCTGGAGCCCCCGGACGAACACCTCGCTGACCCTCGCCGAGCCGCGCCCCGGCGAGCTCTCGGCGGGCGCGGCGGTGCTCCGCTACCTGGCGGCGTTCGGCCCGGCCGGGGTGAAGGACTTCCAGGCCTGGTCCGGGCTGACCCGGATGCGGGCGGTGTTCGAGGAGCTGCGGCCCGGGCTGCGGGTGCACCGCGACGAGCGCGGCACCGAGCTGTTCGACCTGCCGGACGCGGCGCCCGCCGACCCGGACCGGCCCGTCCCGGTGCGCTTCCTGCCCGCGTACGACAACCTGCTGCTCGGGCACGCGGACCGCACCCGGGTGCTCGCCGAGCCGGACCGGCCACGGGTGATGCCGGGCGCGGCCCGGGTGCTGCCGACCTTCCTGCTGGACGGCTTCGTCGCGGGCACCTGGGCGGTGAAGGGCACGGAGCTGCTGGTCACCCCGTTCCGCCCACTGCCGGACGGCGCCACCGGGCAGGTGGCGGCGGAGGCCGACCGGCTGGCGGCGTTCCTCGGCCCCGGGCAGCGGGTGGTGTTCACGGCGGCCGGCTGA
- a CDS encoding putative quinol monooxygenase, translating into MIFIAVKFTVRPEHSGSWIERVEEFTSSTRAEEGNVFFEWSRSVDDPHQYVLLEAFRDGEAGARHVESEHFKTAMAWMPDFISRTPEIVNVEVPGTGWNAMAELSPRG; encoded by the coding sequence GTGATCTTCATCGCCGTGAAGTTCACCGTCCGGCCCGAGCACAGCGGGAGCTGGATCGAGCGGGTCGAGGAGTTCACCTCCTCGACCCGCGCCGAGGAGGGCAACGTCTTCTTCGAGTGGTCCCGCAGCGTCGACGACCCGCACCAGTACGTGCTGCTGGAGGCGTTCCGGGACGGCGAGGCGGGCGCCCGGCACGTCGAGTCGGAGCACTTCAAGACCGCGATGGCCTGGATGCCGGACTTCATCTCCCGGACCCCGGAGATCGTCAACGTCGAGGTCCCGGGCACCGGCTGGAACGCGATGGCCGAGCTCAGCCCGCGCGGCTGA
- a CDS encoding DMT family transporter, with amino-acid sequence MEAILRWGLPTALAPVAWGANYYVTHRYLPAGAPLWGAALRALPAGLLLLAAARRLPRGAWWWRSAVLGALNTAAFFVLVYLASQWLPAGTAAMVMALSPLALMLCAWLLVGERPLPAQLAGGAVGVGGVVLMLAGDPGPVGSGGGAVGTGGASGADGLPGLLASLGALLASSVGYVLAKRWAAPADGGGTPGVLASTAWQLTLGGLLLLPVATLAEGAPPALDGGALAAFGYTSLVATALAFLVWFTGLRRLPAATVGLIGLLNPVTGVLLGTALDGEPLGPARLGGMALVAVGVLLGRPRPGGASPRARAGRTGLPPARRAAAAAQGCEPPPEA; translated from the coding sequence ATGGAAGCGATACTCCGGTGGGGCCTCCCGACCGCCCTCGCCCCGGTGGCCTGGGGCGCCAACTACTACGTCACCCACCGCTACCTGCCGGCCGGCGCGCCGCTCTGGGGCGCGGCCCTGCGCGCCCTCCCGGCCGGGCTGCTGCTGCTCGCCGCGGCCCGGCGGCTGCCGCGCGGCGCCTGGTGGTGGCGCTCGGCGGTGCTCGGGGCGCTGAACACCGCCGCGTTCTTCGTTCTGGTCTACCTGGCCTCGCAGTGGCTCCCGGCCGGCACCGCCGCCATGGTGATGGCGCTCTCCCCGCTCGCCCTGATGCTCTGCGCCTGGCTGCTGGTCGGCGAACGCCCGCTGCCCGCGCAACTGGCGGGCGGCGCGGTCGGCGTCGGCGGGGTGGTCCTGATGCTGGCGGGCGACCCCGGCCCGGTGGGCAGTGGCGGTGGCGCCGTCGGCACTGGCGGCGCGAGCGGTGCGGACGGCCTGCCCGGGCTGCTCGCCTCGCTGGGGGCGCTGCTCGCCTCCTCGGTCGGCTACGTGCTCGCCAAGCGCTGGGCGGCGCCCGCGGACGGCGGCGGCACTCCGGGCGTACTGGCCTCCACCGCCTGGCAGTTGACGCTCGGCGGCCTGCTCCTGCTGCCGGTCGCCACGCTGGCCGAGGGGGCGCCCCCGGCGCTGGACGGCGGCGCGCTGGCGGCCTTCGGCTACACCTCGCTGGTCGCCACCGCCCTGGCCTTCCTGGTCTGGTTCACCGGCCTGCGCAGGCTGCCCGCCGCGACCGTCGGCCTGATCGGCCTGCTCAACCCCGTCACCGGCGTCCTGCTCGGCACCGCCCTGGACGGCGAACCGCTGGGCCCCGCCCGGCTCGGCGGCATGGCGCTGGTCGCCGTCGGCGTCCTCCTCGGCCGCCCGCGCCCCGGCGGGGCGTCACCCCGCGCCCGGGCCGGCCGGACCGGCCTCCCGCCCGCCCGCCGGGCGGCGGCGGCTGCGCAGGGGTGCGAGCCTCCGCCCGAGGCGTGA
- a CDS encoding serine hydrolase domain-containing protein → MKQYRTGARRLAAVLLAGASVFVLAPTAGAAGATGAAGATGFAGPSWPGAKVRPEQLQQGLDALTGEGGASAATGELRQDGRVVWRGTSGVGDLATGEPAPVDGAFRAGSITKTFLATVVLQLVGEGRVGLDEPIERYLPGVVPNGSAITVRQVMNHTAGLYDYTQDPRFAYDTEADQRRLLDQDRWRTWSASELIAIGLSHPPYFPPGQGWQYSNTDYLLIGELVDEVTGHDWRSEVRRRVIRPLGLHRTSLPGTATGIPGPHSHGYLQLSDGPADVTEFNTSVAGASGELISSNDDLARFDAALLGGRLLAPAQLAQMTTTVPADVQPPTDYGLGLMELKLSCGNVWGHPGGIYGYTTYLFGDRAGRRQVSVSANPYDQAKGAALTPAAVALVDLAFCGPARS, encoded by the coding sequence GTGAAGCAGTACCGAACGGGCGCCCGGCGACTGGCCGCCGTGCTGCTCGCGGGCGCGTCGGTGTTCGTCCTCGCCCCGACCGCCGGAGCCGCCGGGGCCACCGGAGCCGCCGGGGCCACAGGGTTCGCGGGCCCCTCCTGGCCCGGGGCGAAGGTGCGGCCGGAGCAGCTCCAGCAGGGGCTGGACGCGCTGACCGGCGAAGGCGGCGCCAGTGCGGCGACCGGCGAACTGCGGCAGGACGGGCGGGTGGTGTGGCGGGGGACCTCCGGCGTCGGCGACCTGGCCACCGGCGAACCCGCCCCGGTGGACGGCGCGTTCCGGGCCGGCAGCATCACCAAGACGTTCCTGGCCACGGTGGTCCTGCAACTGGTCGGCGAGGGCCGGGTCGGGCTGGACGAGCCGATCGAGCGGTACCTGCCGGGCGTGGTACCGAACGGCTCGGCGATCACGGTCCGTCAGGTCATGAACCACACCGCCGGACTGTACGACTACACCCAGGACCCGCGGTTCGCCTACGACACCGAGGCCGACCAGCGCCGCCTGCTCGACCAGGACCGCTGGCGCACCTGGTCGGCGTCCGAGCTGATCGCCATCGGCCTCTCGCACCCGCCGTACTTCCCGCCCGGCCAGGGCTGGCAGTACTCGAACACCGACTACCTGCTGATCGGGGAGCTGGTGGACGAGGTCACCGGCCACGACTGGCGCAGCGAGGTGCGCCGGCGGGTGATCCGGCCGCTCGGCCTGCACCGCACCTCGCTGCCGGGCACCGCCACCGGCATCCCGGGTCCGCACAGCCACGGCTACCTGCAGCTCTCCGACGGGCCGGCCGACGTCACGGAGTTCAACACCTCGGTGGCGGGCGCGTCCGGCGAGCTGATCTCCAGCAACGACGACCTGGCCCGGTTCGACGCGGCGCTGCTCGGCGGCCGCCTGCTCGCCCCGGCGCAACTGGCCCAGATGACCACCACGGTGCCGGCCGACGTGCAGCCGCCGACCGACTACGGGCTGGGCCTGATGGAGCTGAAACTGTCCTGCGGCAACGTCTGGGGCCACCCGGGCGGGATCTACGGCTACACCACCTACCTGTTCGGCGACCGGGCGGGCCGCCGGCAGGTCTCGGTCTCGGCGAACCCGTACGACCAGGCGAAGGGCGCCGCGTTGACGCCCGCCGCGGTCGCCCTGGTCGACCTGGCCTTCTGCGGGCCGGCCAGGTCCTGA
- a CDS encoding TerC family protein, producing MDVSAGLWAGTIAVLVALIVADFFIGGRKPHEVSIKEAGVWTAVWVVLAGLFGGFVWWYAGSKSGVEFFAGYVTEKSLSVDNLFVFILIMGKFAVPRIYQQWVLMFGVIIALVLRAVFIAGGAALVAEFSWVFYVFGAFLVWTAVKLLREAGQDKTEEEFEEGRLLRMVKKRVPSTNEYHGTKLFVRIDGRRLMTPMTTVMLAIGTTDMLFALDSIPAIFGLTQDAYIVFTANAFALMGLRQLYFLIGGLLTRLVYLSYGLSVILGFIGVKLILHALHESGVHVPEIGIAFSLGFIVVVLAVTTVASLLASRKQDRAADA from the coding sequence ATGGACGTGTCCGCGGGCCTGTGGGCCGGCACCATCGCGGTGCTGGTCGCGCTGATCGTGGCCGACTTCTTCATCGGGGGGCGCAAGCCGCACGAGGTCTCGATCAAGGAGGCCGGGGTCTGGACCGCCGTGTGGGTGGTGCTGGCGGGCCTGTTCGGCGGCTTCGTCTGGTGGTACGCCGGATCGAAGTCCGGGGTGGAGTTCTTCGCCGGGTACGTCACCGAGAAGTCGCTCAGCGTGGACAACCTGTTCGTGTTCATCCTGATCATGGGCAAGTTCGCGGTGCCGCGGATCTACCAGCAGTGGGTGCTGATGTTCGGCGTGATCATCGCCCTGGTGCTGCGGGCGGTCTTCATCGCGGGCGGCGCCGCGCTGGTCGCCGAGTTCTCCTGGGTGTTCTACGTCTTCGGCGCGTTCCTGGTCTGGACGGCCGTCAAACTGCTGCGGGAGGCCGGGCAGGACAAGACCGAGGAGGAGTTCGAGGAGGGCCGGCTGCTGCGGATGGTCAAGAAGCGGGTGCCGTCCACGAACGAGTACCACGGCACCAAGCTGTTCGTCCGGATCGACGGCAGGCGGCTGATGACGCCGATGACGACCGTCATGCTGGCGATCGGCACCACCGACATGCTGTTCGCGCTGGACTCGATCCCGGCGATCTTCGGGCTCACCCAGGACGCGTACATCGTCTTCACCGCCAACGCCTTCGCGCTGATGGGCCTGCGCCAGCTGTACTTCCTGATCGGCGGCCTGCTGACCAGGCTGGTCTACCTGTCCTACGGGCTGTCGGTCATCCTCGGCTTCATCGGCGTCAAGCTGATCCTGCACGCGCTGCACGAGAGCGGCGTGCACGTGCCGGAGATCGGCATCGCGTTCTCGCTGGGCTTCATCGTGGTGGTGCTGGCCGTCACCACCGTCGCCAGCCTGCTGGCCTCCCGGAAGCAGGACCGGGCGGCCGACGCCTGA
- a CDS encoding APC family permease, translating into MADTPAPQGIESYGYQQELRRSLTFTDLLVYGLVFMVPIAPFGIFGGVFQGSGGMVALAYALGMVAMMFTALSYAQMSRAFPMAGSVYTYAGRGIGAPVGFLSGWMILLDYVLVPGLLYLIAGVAMNSLVSSVPVWLWVVGFVLLNTAVNYLGIETTARVNKAVLVGELVVLALFVVVGVVALANGKGRGFDFTPLYDGHTFSWSLAFGAVSIAVLSFLGFDGISTLSEENRDSTKAIGRSMVAALLLAGTLFIVQTWVASLLVTDPDALIRDGDPGGTAFYDAARTAAGGWLATLTAAATAVAWGFANSLVAQAATSRLLFAMARDRQLPSFLAKVHPTRRVPVNATLLTAGVSLVLGLYMTSRDDGITLLSTLVNFGALTTFLVLHVAVVVHYLVRNRSRDYWRHLIAPVIGFAVLAYVVVNANIAAQRLGFVWLLVGAVVLTGLVVTGRTPRLSVVENPTVENPAVENPATAAGPAVPEEQQ; encoded by the coding sequence ATGGCCGACACACCCGCGCCGCAGGGCATCGAGAGCTACGGCTACCAACAGGAGTTGCGCCGCTCCCTGACCTTCACCGACCTGCTGGTCTACGGGTTGGTGTTCATGGTGCCGATCGCGCCGTTCGGCATCTTCGGCGGCGTCTTCCAGGGTTCCGGCGGCATGGTCGCGCTGGCGTACGCGCTGGGCATGGTGGCGATGATGTTCACCGCGCTGTCGTACGCGCAGATGTCCCGGGCGTTCCCGATGGCGGGCTCGGTGTACACCTACGCGGGGCGCGGGATCGGCGCGCCGGTGGGCTTCCTGTCCGGGTGGATGATCCTGCTGGACTACGTGCTGGTGCCGGGCCTGCTGTACCTGATCGCCGGGGTGGCGATGAACTCGCTGGTGTCCTCGGTGCCGGTGTGGCTGTGGGTGGTCGGGTTCGTGCTGCTGAACACCGCCGTCAACTACCTGGGCATCGAGACCACCGCCCGGGTCAACAAGGCGGTGCTGGTCGGCGAACTGGTGGTGCTGGCGCTGTTCGTGGTGGTCGGCGTGGTCGCGCTGGCGAACGGCAAGGGCCGGGGCTTCGACTTCACGCCGCTGTACGACGGGCACACCTTCTCCTGGAGCCTGGCGTTCGGCGCGGTGTCGATCGCGGTGCTCAGCTTCCTCGGCTTCGACGGCATCTCCACCCTCTCGGAGGAGAACCGGGACTCGACGAAGGCCATCGGCCGGTCGATGGTGGCGGCGCTGCTGCTGGCGGGCACCCTGTTCATCGTGCAGACCTGGGTGGCCTCGCTGCTGGTGACCGACCCGGACGCGCTGATCCGCGACGGCGACCCGGGCGGCACCGCGTTCTACGACGCCGCGCGCACCGCGGCCGGCGGCTGGCTGGCCACCCTGACCGCCGCCGCGACGGCGGTGGCCTGGGGCTTCGCCAACTCGCTGGTGGCGCAGGCCGCGACCAGCCGGCTGCTGTTCGCCATGGCCCGCGACCGCCAGCTGCCGTCCTTCCTGGCCAAGGTCCACCCGACCCGCCGGGTGCCGGTCAACGCGACCCTGCTGACCGCCGGCGTCTCGCTGGTGCTCGGCCTCTACATGACCTCCCGGGACGACGGCATCACGCTGCTCAGCACCCTGGTCAACTTCGGCGCGCTGACCACCTTCCTGGTGCTGCACGTCGCCGTGGTGGTGCACTACCTGGTGCGCAACCGCAGCAGGGACTACTGGCGGCACCTGATCGCCCCGGTGATCGGCTTCGCCGTCCTGGCGTACGTGGTCGTCAACGCGAACATCGCGGCGCAGCGGCTGGGCTTCGTCTGGCTGCTGGTCGGCGCGGTGGTGCTGACCGGGCTGGTCGTCACCGGCCGCACCCCCAGACTGTCCGTCGTCGAGAACCCCACCGTCGAGAACCCCGCCGTCGAGAACCCCGCCACCGCCGCGGGCCCCGCCGTCCCCGAGGAGCAGCAGTGA